The Cellulophaga sp. L1A9 genome window below encodes:
- a CDS encoding MFS transporter has protein sequence MLLNLIKKTFDIREGEFKISFYMLAYIFLVIASLLIIKPTVNALFLSELGVENLPLAFLLVAATAIVSSYGYSRALARFSLKKIIRFTLSVSIILSIVLALLLRFHYLNKWALYFFYVWVAIHAVLSASQFWVMANLVYNAREAKRLFGFIGSGAILGGILGGYLTSLLAPLIGNENVIFIAALFLGICIALLNKIWKARIIKLNTFKQKKRTGVREVKPITLIKNSKHLTYLAGIVGISVIVAKLVDYLYSDFASARIPDPDELTSFFAFWFSTFNLLSLLIQLFFTQRVVGIWGVGFSLMLLPLGIFMGAALFFVVPELSVIIFIKAVDGTLKQSIHKSATELLSLPLPFDLKNKTKSFIDVVVDSVATGIAGFILIFAIKGLDLPIYYITSIIILLVGIWMFFIYKVRKEYFQTFRENLAELANIKIKDTSVVKNVSVVEGMKTVFKSGSESQILFMLQKLQEINDKRFIKEVELLVDHPSLKVKTAAIQSLYFLNSNSMISQIPELLKSEDEDLVEATLAYLLLHAQKNETIVFDAYLDDKNSLIATTALLCLARESRDNYSLRSTYKLTERIAREIAAVKENEAAIDRLQILLKTIGAANIAGFHDILKEYLLHSSEAVQKTAIYAAGQTLSPEFIPLLVGFLPNKNLRNTTVLALQNYGQQIQPTLLDMVKAHTVSIEIARFIPLVFKAFHSQDSVRNLFHLLEDKDLAVRLSAIRALSDLKTDFPNLHFNNAKIVSSIYEECKLYHNTLSAMHTQIIVSYRNRKKTKEIVSESERDARASLLELLERRLDAGLERIFKLLGLKYKQNDITIAYAGLVSEKQEARTNAIEFLDNLLSGELKRKLLPIIESSAIDVTSEEVIHQFKQKILTELECFQLLLEANDQKLKLAVFFLIGKQQNKKYIPLLEKYLEDENFKIKSFAKEALEELYKI, from the coding sequence ATGCTCCTAAACTTAATTAAGAAAACATTTGATATAAGAGAAGGAGAGTTTAAAATTTCTTTCTATATGTTGGCGTATATATTTTTGGTAATAGCTTCTTTGCTAATTATCAAGCCAACAGTAAATGCTTTATTTTTATCGGAATTAGGCGTAGAAAATCTTCCTTTAGCATTTCTTTTAGTTGCCGCAACTGCCATTGTAAGTTCCTATGGGTATTCTAGAGCCTTAGCGCGCTTTTCACTTAAAAAAATAATTAGATTTACTTTATCAGTTTCTATAATCCTTAGTATTGTTCTTGCATTACTGCTGAGGTTTCATTATTTAAATAAATGGGCACTCTACTTTTTTTATGTGTGGGTAGCCATTCATGCCGTTCTCTCAGCATCACAGTTTTGGGTCATGGCAAATTTGGTATATAATGCCAGAGAAGCCAAGCGTTTGTTTGGGTTTATTGGTTCTGGAGCTATTCTAGGCGGAATTTTAGGAGGGTACTTAACGTCTTTATTAGCGCCTCTTATTGGTAATGAAAATGTGATATTCATTGCCGCTTTATTTTTAGGAATTTGTATCGCCTTGCTAAATAAAATATGGAAAGCCAGAATTATTAAACTAAATACATTTAAGCAGAAGAAGCGCACTGGAGTAAGGGAAGTAAAACCAATTACATTAATTAAAAATTCTAAGCACTTAACCTATCTAGCCGGTATTGTGGGGATTAGTGTTATTGTTGCTAAACTGGTAGACTATTTGTACAGTGATTTTGCTTCTGCACGTATTCCAGACCCAGATGAGCTGACTTCTTTCTTTGCTTTTTGGTTTTCCACTTTCAATTTATTGTCATTATTAATTCAATTATTTTTTACTCAACGAGTCGTAGGTATTTGGGGTGTTGGTTTTTCTTTGATGTTGTTGCCTTTAGGAATATTCATGGGAGCAGCATTATTTTTTGTTGTTCCAGAATTGTCGGTAATCATTTTTATTAAAGCTGTAGATGGTACATTAAAACAATCTATTCATAAGAGTGCTACGGAACTGTTATCCTTACCATTGCCCTTTGATCTTAAAAACAAAACAAAGTCTTTTATTGATGTTGTTGTAGATAGTGTAGCTACCGGTATTGCAGGTTTTATTTTAATTTTCGCCATCAAGGGACTCGATTTACCCATATATTATATTACGTCAATAATTATACTTCTTGTAGGGATTTGGATGTTTTTTATTTATAAAGTTAGAAAAGAATACTTTCAAACGTTTAGAGAAAACCTTGCCGAGTTAGCCAATATTAAAATAAAAGATACTTCCGTTGTAAAGAATGTTTCTGTAGTAGAAGGTATGAAGACGGTATTTAAATCAGGATCAGAATCTCAGATCTTATTTATGTTACAAAAACTTCAGGAAATCAATGACAAGCGATTTATAAAAGAAGTTGAGCTATTAGTAGACCATCCTTCTCTTAAAGTAAAAACAGCAGCAATCCAAAGCCTTTATTTTTTGAATAGTAATAGTATGATTTCTCAAATACCTGAGTTACTCAAAAGTGAGGATGAGGATTTAGTAGAAGCTACATTGGCATACTTGTTATTGCACGCTCAGAAAAATGAAACTATTGTGTTTGATGCTTATTTGGATGATAAAAATTCATTAATAGCAACTACAGCATTGCTGTGTTTGGCACGTGAGTCTAGAGATAATTACTCTTTACGTTCTACTTATAAGCTTACGGAGCGCATAGCAAGAGAGATTGCAGCGGTTAAAGAAAATGAAGCAGCTATAGACCGATTGCAGATTCTATTGAAAACAATAGGGGCTGCTAATATTGCAGGCTTTCATGACATCCTAAAAGAATACCTATTGCACTCTTCGGAAGCGGTACAGAAAACGGCCATTTATGCCGCAGGACAAACTTTAAGTCCGGAGTTTATTCCTTTACTTGTTGGTTTTTTGCCCAATAAAAACTTAAGGAATACAACAGTGTTAGCGCTTCAAAACTACGGCCAGCAAATACAGCCTACTTTGTTAGACATGGTCAAGGCGCATACGGTTTCTATTGAAATAGCTCGGTTTATTCCACTAGTATTTAAAGCGTTTCATTCTCAAGATTCAGTCCGCAATCTTTTCCATTTATTAGAAGATAAAGATCTGGCGGTACGGCTATCGGCAATTAGAGCTTTAAGTGATTTAAAGACCGATTTTCCGAACCTTCATTTTAATAATGCTAAAATTGTTTCTAGTATTTATGAGGAATGTAAATTGTATCATAATACCTTATCTGCTATGCATACGCAGATTATTGTTTCTTATCGAAATAGGAAAAAAACAAAAGAAATAGTTTCTGAATCAGAGCGAGATGCCCGTGCAAGTTTATTGGAATTATTAGAGCGTAGACTAGATGCAGGTTTAGAGCGTATTTTTAAATTATTAGGTTTAAAATATAAGCAGAATGATATTACCATTGCCTATGCTGGTTTGGTGAGTGAAAAACAGGAGGCAAGAACCAATGCTATAGAATTTTTAGATAATTTACTTTCAGGAGAATTAAAACGAAAATTACTTCCTATTATAGAGAGTAGTGCTATAGATGTAACTTCTGAAGAAGTAATACATCAATTTAAGCAAAAAATATTAACAGAATTAGAATGCTTTCAATTGCTATTAGAAGCTAATGATCAGAAACTAAAACTTGCTGTTTTCTTTTTGATTGGAAAACAACAAAATAAAAAATATATTCCCTTGCTCGAAAAGTATTTGGAAGATGAGAATTTCAAAATCAAATCTTTTGCAAAAGAAGCTCTAGAAGAGTTATATAAAATATAG
- a CDS encoding serine hydrolase, translated as MKKNSLLVVLIVLISTSLFAQDELPIRIPDTEIKSLPSVFNKSLQTNLEKELKLNPQWRKLIAEKKMAVGVVDLSNPGNTRFARINGNHMMYAASLPKIAILLAAMDAIEKGQLKETKEVKADMRLMISKSNNQASTRMIDRVGYKKIEDVMTDPKYAFYDEHKGGGLWVGKRYGGGGDTNREPLKNLSHAATVTQVCRYYYLLANGKLVNENRSKQMLAIMENPDLHHKFVNTLDQIAPDARLFRKSGSWRTFHSDSILVWGDDPDRRYILVALIDDANGEQIIRDLVKPVEKVLKKRISLASN; from the coding sequence ATGAAGAAGAACTCACTACTTGTAGTTTTAATAGTACTCATCAGTACTTCACTTTTTGCGCAAGATGAACTGCCTATTCGTATTCCAGATACAGAAATTAAAAGTCTTCCTAGTGTCTTCAATAAATCATTACAAACTAACCTTGAAAAAGAATTAAAATTGAATCCGCAGTGGAGGAAATTAATCGCAGAAAAGAAAATGGCTGTTGGTGTCGTAGATTTAAGCAATCCAGGGAATACAAGATTCGCAAGAATCAACGGAAATCATATGATGTATGCTGCTAGTTTGCCTAAAATTGCCATTCTTTTAGCGGCTATGGATGCTATTGAAAAAGGCCAGTTAAAAGAAACTAAGGAAGTTAAGGCAGATATGCGTTTAATGATTAGTAAATCTAACAACCAAGCCTCTACTAGAATGATAGATCGTGTGGGGTATAAGAAAATTGAAGATGTCATGACAGATCCTAAATATGCGTTTTATGATGAGCATAAAGGAGGAGGTCTTTGGGTAGGAAAACGCTACGGTGGTGGTGGTGATACGAATAGAGAGCCCCTAAAAAACTTAAGTCATGCAGCTACGGTTACGCAAGTTTGTAGGTATTATTATTTACTAGCTAATGGGAAATTAGTGAACGAAAATCGTTCTAAGCAAATGTTGGCCATTATGGAAAATCCAGACTTGCATCACAAATTTGTAAATACCCTAGATCAAATTGCTCCTGATGCTCGTTTGTTCAGAAAATCTGGTTCTTGGCGTACTTTTCATTCAGATTCTATATTGGTTTGGGGAGATGATCCTGACCGCCGTTATATCTTAGTAGCATTAATAGATGATGCTAATGGAGAACAGATTATTAGAGATTTAGTGAAACCAGTAGAAAAAGTTTTAAAAAAGAGAATATCTTTGGCTAGTAACTAG
- a CDS encoding SDR family oxidoreductase, giving the protein MIHNKVIIVTGSSKGIGKETALLLAKNGAKVVINHSNSEKEAEETVTQIIDNGGTAFSFKADVSKKKEVTVLFDATLEAYGKIDVLVNNAGTMVSKLLKDSSEEDFTTLFNVNVKGVFNTMQEANFKLADNGIIINFSSSTAKLMLPTYSLYSATKAAVEQMTRVFSKEIGRGISVNAIAPGATETDMFLNGKSEETLTKLRGMNAFNRLAKPLDIAKVVLFLSSDDSKWISGQVIGANGALI; this is encoded by the coding sequence ATGATACATAACAAAGTAATTATCGTAACCGGATCCTCTAAAGGGATTGGGAAAGAAACAGCTCTATTATTGGCTAAAAATGGAGCAAAAGTTGTCATAAATCATTCAAACAGTGAAAAGGAGGCGGAAGAAACCGTTACACAAATAATTGACAACGGCGGAACTGCATTTTCATTTAAAGCTGATGTGAGTAAAAAAAAGGAAGTAACAGTCTTATTTGATGCTACTCTTGAAGCTTATGGTAAAATTGATGTGCTCGTAAATAATGCAGGAACTATGGTTTCTAAATTATTGAAAGATAGTAGTGAAGAGGATTTTACGACCCTTTTTAATGTCAACGTTAAAGGAGTATTTAATACGATGCAAGAAGCCAATTTTAAATTAGCCGATAATGGTATAATCATCAATTTTTCATCAAGTACTGCAAAATTGATGCTCCCTACCTATTCTCTTTATTCTGCTACAAAAGCTGCGGTAGAACAAATGACACGCGTATTTTCTAAAGAAATAGGAAGAGGAATATCTGTAAATGCAATTGCTCCAGGAGCCACAGAAACAGATATGTTTTTAAATGGAAAATCTGAAGAAACACTCACAAAACTTAGAGGCATGAATGCCTTTAATAGATTAGCAAAACCATTAGATATTGCTAAGGTAGTATTGTTTTTATCTAGCGATGATTCTAAATGGATTTCTGGTCAGGTAATAGGAGCTAATGGAGCTTTAATATAA
- a CDS encoding DoxX family protein codes for MNVIKENILNAITVIIMSFFAIPKLTGMPRSIEGFKQFEIALGIPATFFRIFTGISELALAGLLIFAFVYEKQKIEKIAFAFLLVTMLTAILLELLARPEPKLILVAIAIFLAIGAIYKLNKNSITTEHDT; via the coding sequence AAATATTTTAAATGCTATCACCGTCATAATCATGTCATTTTTTGCGATTCCTAAATTAACAGGAATGCCTCGAAGCATAGAAGGCTTTAAGCAGTTTGAAATTGCGTTAGGTATACCTGCAACTTTTTTTAGAATATTCACGGGAATTTCGGAATTAGCTTTAGCAGGTCTTTTAATATTCGCATTTGTCTATGAAAAACAAAAGATCGAGAAAATTGCTTTTGCTTTTTTATTGGTTACGATGCTAACCGCTATTTTATTAGAACTACTCGCTAGGCCCGAACCTAAACTTATCCTTGTAGCAATAGCAATATTCTTAGCTATTGGCGCTATTTATAAATTAAATAAAAATTCTATAACAACAGAACATGATACATAA